One genomic segment of Erythrolamprus reginae isolate rEryReg1 chromosome 2, rEryReg1.hap1, whole genome shotgun sequence includes these proteins:
- the LOC139159713 gene encoding BOLA class I histocompatibility antigen, alpha chain BL3-7-like isoform X1 yields the protein MRISARMALRRAPLLLLVLVMVALQESCFGASSHSLTYFYTSISEPSQGQPQFIAAGSLDGQVFVRYDSNNCRMKPGVSWMEKVGKEDPQYWDRNTQEARSIEETFRGNLEILRSRYNQSEGLHTVQVMYGCELSAEGRKSGFNLHGYEGRTFIAFDTETLTWVALDPQAQITQRKWDAIPGKNKRHKAYLEEICIEWLEKYLSYQKEALQRTEPPVVTVSSKTEVEGEMETHVCRVDGFFPREIDAFWTRDGEVWLEDTFHTSVAPNADGTYHYWISIQVDPKERGRYRCHVEHDGLQDPLDVELKEPTNSKANLGLITGCIVAVLILVYVMAGIAGIVVFLKRLPHNCKKELTRGSDSSARQRGSDSSDLQLLDGIYACEFCKDESKGELHQFRYDGRTFITFDTETLTWLALNPQAQITHRKWKAEPGMHQGKKANLEKICIECLETYLSCGKEMLQRTGTPKVMMRSRMEVEELMEMYSCHLDDFHPSWERDEKVRLQENLCESVAPDVYETYHYWLSIRIDPKEEGRYWCHVEHEELPEHLDMVLNEEKGIRDCYRWCVKHKEPPEQLDVAPKEEKGTILVN from the exons ATGAGGATCTCGGCCAGGATGGCTCTGCGCCGTGCGCCCCTTTTGCTTCTGGTGTTGGTGATGGTCGCCCTACAAGAGAGCTGCTTCG GCGCCTCCTCCCACTCCCTGACGTATTTCTACACCTCCATTTCAGAGCCCAGTCAGGGTCAGCCGCAGTTTATTGCTGCAGGGTCTCTGGACGGTCAGGTGTTTGTTCGCTATGACAGCAACAACTGTAGGATGAAGCCTGGAGTCTCCTGGATGGAGAAAGTGGGGAAGGAGGATCCCCAGTACTGGGACAGAAACACCCAGGAAGCACGTAGCATTGAGGAGACATTCAGAGGAAACCTGGAGATTCTGAGGAGTCGCTACAATCAGAGCGAAG GCCTTCACACAGTGCAGgtgatgtatggctgtgagcTCAGTGCAGAAGGGAGAAAAAGTGGGTTTAACCTACATGGCTACGAAGGGAGGACCTTCATCGCCTTCGACACGGAGACCCTCACCTGGGTGGCTCTTGACCCCCAGGCCCAGATCACCCAGAGGAAATGGGATGCTATTCCAGGGAAGAATAAGAGACATAAGGCCTACTTGGAGGAAATCTGCATCGAGTGGCTGGAGAAATACCTGTCTTACCAGAAGGAGGCGCTGCAGAGGACAG AGCCTCCAGTGGTGACTGTGAGCAGCAAGACGGAGGTGGAGGGTGAGATGGAGACGCACGTCTGCCGTGTGGATGGCTTCTTCCCCAGGGAGATCGATGCCTTCTGGACGAGGGACGGGGAGGTCTGGCTGGAAGATACTTTCCATACATCTGTGGCCCCCAATGCGGATGGGACCTACCATTACTGGATCAGCATCCAGGTCGACCCCAAAGAGAGGGGCCGCTATCGGTGCCACGTGGAGCACGACGGCCTGCAGGATCCTCTGGACGTGGAGCTGAAGG AACCCACCAATTCAAAAGCCAACCTGGGGCTCATCACTGGCTGCATTGTGGCTGTTCTGATCCTGGTGTATGTGATGGCTGGGATTGCTGGGATCGTGGTGTTCCTCA AAAGACTTCCACATAACTGCAAAAAAGAACTAA cAAGAGGATCTGACAGTTCAG cACGTCAAAGAGGATCTGACAGTTCAG aCCTTCAACTATTGGATGGGATATATGCCTGTGAATTCTGCAAAGACGAGAGCAAAGGAGAACTTCATCAGTTTAGATACGATGGGAGGACCTTCATCACCTTCGACACGGAGACCCTCACTTGGTTGGCTCTCAACCCTCAGGCCCAGATCACCCACAGGAAATGGAAGGCTGAACCAGGAATGCATCAGGGAAAGAAAGCCAACCTGGAGAAAATCTGCATTGAGTGTCTGGAGACGTACCTGTCCTGTGGGAAGGAGATGCTGCAGAGGACAG GGACCCCAAAGGTGATGATGAGGAGCAGGATGGAGGTGGAGGAATtgatggagatgtacagctgccACCTGGATGACTTCCACCCCTCCTGGGAGAGGGACGAGAAGGTCCGACTGCAGGAGAACCTCTGTGAGTCTGTGGCCCCCGATGTATATGAGACCTACCACTACTGGCTCAGCATCCGGATCGATCCCAAAGAGGAGGGCCGCTATTGGTGCCACGTGGAACATGAGGAGCTGCCGGAGCATCTGGACATGGTCCTGAATGAAGAGAAAG GAATAAGGGACTGCTATCGGTGGTGCGTGAAGCACAAAGAGCCGCCGGAGCAACTGGACGTGGCCCCGAAGGAAGAGAAAG
- the LOC139159713 gene encoding BOLA class I histocompatibility antigen, alpha chain BL3-7-like isoform X3 has product MRISARMALRRAPLLLLVLVMVALQESCFGASSHSLTYFYTSISEPSQGQPQFIAAGSLDGQVFVRYDSNNCRMKPGVSWMEKVGKEDPQYWDRNTQEARSIEETFRGNLEILRSRYNQSEGLHTVQVMYGCELSAEGRKSGFNLHGYEGRTFIAFDTETLTWVALDPQAQITQRKWDAIPGKNKRHKAYLEEICIEWLEKYLSYQKEALQRTEPPVVTVSSKTEVEGEMETHVCRVDGFFPREIDAFWTRDGEVWLEDTFHTSVAPNADGTYHYWISIQVDPKERGRYRCHVEHDGLQDPLDVELKEPTNSKANLGLITGCIVAVLILVYVMAGIAGIVVFLKRLPHNCKKELTRGSDSSARQRGSDSSDLQLLDGIYACEFCKDESKGELHQFRYDGRTFITFDTETLTWLALNPQAQITHRKWKAEPGMHQGKKANLEKICIECLETYLSCGKEMLQRTGTPKVMMRSRMEVEELMEMYSCHLDDFHPSWERDEKVRLQENLCESVAPDVYETYHYWLSIRIDPKEEGRYWCHVEHEELPEHLDMVLNEEKG; this is encoded by the exons ATGAGGATCTCGGCCAGGATGGCTCTGCGCCGTGCGCCCCTTTTGCTTCTGGTGTTGGTGATGGTCGCCCTACAAGAGAGCTGCTTCG GCGCCTCCTCCCACTCCCTGACGTATTTCTACACCTCCATTTCAGAGCCCAGTCAGGGTCAGCCGCAGTTTATTGCTGCAGGGTCTCTGGACGGTCAGGTGTTTGTTCGCTATGACAGCAACAACTGTAGGATGAAGCCTGGAGTCTCCTGGATGGAGAAAGTGGGGAAGGAGGATCCCCAGTACTGGGACAGAAACACCCAGGAAGCACGTAGCATTGAGGAGACATTCAGAGGAAACCTGGAGATTCTGAGGAGTCGCTACAATCAGAGCGAAG GCCTTCACACAGTGCAGgtgatgtatggctgtgagcTCAGTGCAGAAGGGAGAAAAAGTGGGTTTAACCTACATGGCTACGAAGGGAGGACCTTCATCGCCTTCGACACGGAGACCCTCACCTGGGTGGCTCTTGACCCCCAGGCCCAGATCACCCAGAGGAAATGGGATGCTATTCCAGGGAAGAATAAGAGACATAAGGCCTACTTGGAGGAAATCTGCATCGAGTGGCTGGAGAAATACCTGTCTTACCAGAAGGAGGCGCTGCAGAGGACAG AGCCTCCAGTGGTGACTGTGAGCAGCAAGACGGAGGTGGAGGGTGAGATGGAGACGCACGTCTGCCGTGTGGATGGCTTCTTCCCCAGGGAGATCGATGCCTTCTGGACGAGGGACGGGGAGGTCTGGCTGGAAGATACTTTCCATACATCTGTGGCCCCCAATGCGGATGGGACCTACCATTACTGGATCAGCATCCAGGTCGACCCCAAAGAGAGGGGCCGCTATCGGTGCCACGTGGAGCACGACGGCCTGCAGGATCCTCTGGACGTGGAGCTGAAGG AACCCACCAATTCAAAAGCCAACCTGGGGCTCATCACTGGCTGCATTGTGGCTGTTCTGATCCTGGTGTATGTGATGGCTGGGATTGCTGGGATCGTGGTGTTCCTCA AAAGACTTCCACATAACTGCAAAAAAGAACTAA cAAGAGGATCTGACAGTTCAG cACGTCAAAGAGGATCTGACAGTTCAG aCCTTCAACTATTGGATGGGATATATGCCTGTGAATTCTGCAAAGACGAGAGCAAAGGAGAACTTCATCAGTTTAGATACGATGGGAGGACCTTCATCACCTTCGACACGGAGACCCTCACTTGGTTGGCTCTCAACCCTCAGGCCCAGATCACCCACAGGAAATGGAAGGCTGAACCAGGAATGCATCAGGGAAAGAAAGCCAACCTGGAGAAAATCTGCATTGAGTGTCTGGAGACGTACCTGTCCTGTGGGAAGGAGATGCTGCAGAGGACAG GGACCCCAAAGGTGATGATGAGGAGCAGGATGGAGGTGGAGGAATtgatggagatgtacagctgccACCTGGATGACTTCCACCCCTCCTGGGAGAGGGACGAGAAGGTCCGACTGCAGGAGAACCTCTGTGAGTCTGTGGCCCCCGATGTATATGAGACCTACCACTACTGGCTCAGCATCCGGATCGATCCCAAAGAGGAGGGCCGCTATTGGTGCCACGTGGAACATGAGGAGCTGCCGGAGCATCTGGACATGGTCCTGAATGAAGAGAAAGGTTAG
- the LOC139159713 gene encoding BOLA class I histocompatibility antigen, alpha chain BL3-7-like isoform X2, producing MRISARMALRRAPLLLLVLVMVALQESCFGASSHSLTYFYTSISEPSQGQPQFIAAGSLDGQVFVRYDSNNCRMKPGVSWMEKVGKEDPQYWDRNTQEARSIEETFRGNLEILRSRYNQSEGLHTVQVMYGCELSAEGRKSGFNLHGYEGRTFIAFDTETLTWVALDPQAQITQRKWDAIPGKNKRHKAYLEEICIEWLEKYLSYQKEALQRTEPPVVTVSSKTEVEGEMETHVCRVDGFFPREIDAFWTRDGEVWLEDTFHTSVAPNADGTYHYWISIQVDPKERGRYRCHVEHDGLQDPLDVELKEPTNSKANLGLITGCIVAVLILVYVMAGIAGIVVFLKRLPHNCKKELTRGSDSSARQRGSDSSDLQLLDGIYACEFCKDESKGELHQFRYDGRTFITFDTETLTWLALNPQAQITHRKWKAEPGMHQGKKANLEKICIECLETYLSCGKEMLQRTGTPKVMMRSRMEVEELMEMYSCHLDDFHPSWERDEKVRLQENLCESVAPDVYETYHYWLSIRIDPKEEGRYWCHVEHEELPEHLDMVLNEEKGIRDCYRWCVKHKEPPEQLDVAPKEEKVSGLIQ from the exons ATGAGGATCTCGGCCAGGATGGCTCTGCGCCGTGCGCCCCTTTTGCTTCTGGTGTTGGTGATGGTCGCCCTACAAGAGAGCTGCTTCG GCGCCTCCTCCCACTCCCTGACGTATTTCTACACCTCCATTTCAGAGCCCAGTCAGGGTCAGCCGCAGTTTATTGCTGCAGGGTCTCTGGACGGTCAGGTGTTTGTTCGCTATGACAGCAACAACTGTAGGATGAAGCCTGGAGTCTCCTGGATGGAGAAAGTGGGGAAGGAGGATCCCCAGTACTGGGACAGAAACACCCAGGAAGCACGTAGCATTGAGGAGACATTCAGAGGAAACCTGGAGATTCTGAGGAGTCGCTACAATCAGAGCGAAG GCCTTCACACAGTGCAGgtgatgtatggctgtgagcTCAGTGCAGAAGGGAGAAAAAGTGGGTTTAACCTACATGGCTACGAAGGGAGGACCTTCATCGCCTTCGACACGGAGACCCTCACCTGGGTGGCTCTTGACCCCCAGGCCCAGATCACCCAGAGGAAATGGGATGCTATTCCAGGGAAGAATAAGAGACATAAGGCCTACTTGGAGGAAATCTGCATCGAGTGGCTGGAGAAATACCTGTCTTACCAGAAGGAGGCGCTGCAGAGGACAG AGCCTCCAGTGGTGACTGTGAGCAGCAAGACGGAGGTGGAGGGTGAGATGGAGACGCACGTCTGCCGTGTGGATGGCTTCTTCCCCAGGGAGATCGATGCCTTCTGGACGAGGGACGGGGAGGTCTGGCTGGAAGATACTTTCCATACATCTGTGGCCCCCAATGCGGATGGGACCTACCATTACTGGATCAGCATCCAGGTCGACCCCAAAGAGAGGGGCCGCTATCGGTGCCACGTGGAGCACGACGGCCTGCAGGATCCTCTGGACGTGGAGCTGAAGG AACCCACCAATTCAAAAGCCAACCTGGGGCTCATCACTGGCTGCATTGTGGCTGTTCTGATCCTGGTGTATGTGATGGCTGGGATTGCTGGGATCGTGGTGTTCCTCA AAAGACTTCCACATAACTGCAAAAAAGAACTAA cAAGAGGATCTGACAGTTCAG cACGTCAAAGAGGATCTGACAGTTCAG aCCTTCAACTATTGGATGGGATATATGCCTGTGAATTCTGCAAAGACGAGAGCAAAGGAGAACTTCATCAGTTTAGATACGATGGGAGGACCTTCATCACCTTCGACACGGAGACCCTCACTTGGTTGGCTCTCAACCCTCAGGCCCAGATCACCCACAGGAAATGGAAGGCTGAACCAGGAATGCATCAGGGAAAGAAAGCCAACCTGGAGAAAATCTGCATTGAGTGTCTGGAGACGTACCTGTCCTGTGGGAAGGAGATGCTGCAGAGGACAG GGACCCCAAAGGTGATGATGAGGAGCAGGATGGAGGTGGAGGAATtgatggagatgtacagctgccACCTGGATGACTTCCACCCCTCCTGGGAGAGGGACGAGAAGGTCCGACTGCAGGAGAACCTCTGTGAGTCTGTGGCCCCCGATGTATATGAGACCTACCACTACTGGCTCAGCATCCGGATCGATCCCAAAGAGGAGGGCCGCTATTGGTGCCACGTGGAACATGAGGAGCTGCCGGAGCATCTGGACATGGTCCTGAATGAAGAGAAAG GAATAAGGGACTGCTATCGGTGGTGCGTGAAGCACAAAGAGCCGCCGGAGCAACTGGACGTGGCCCCGAAGGAAGAGAAAG
- the LOC139159713 gene encoding BOLA class I histocompatibility antigen, alpha chain BL3-7-like isoform X4 encodes MRISARMALRRAPLLLLVLVMVALQESCFGASSHSLTYFYTSISEPSQGQPQFIAAGSLDGQVFVRYDSNNCRMKPGVSWMEKVGKEDPQYWDRNTQEARSIEETFRGNLEILRSRYNQSEGLHTVQVMYGCELSAEGRKSGFNLHGYEGRTFIAFDTETLTWVALDPQAQITQRKWDAIPGKNKRHKAYLEEICIEWLEKYLSYQKEALQRTEPPVVTVSSKTEVEGEMETHVCRVDGFFPREIDAFWTRDGEVWLEDTFHTSVAPNADGTYHYWISIQVDPKERGRYRCHVEHDGLQDPLDVELKEPTNSKANLGLITGCIVAVLILVYVMAGIAGIVVFLKRLPHNCKKELTRGSDSSARQRGSDSSDLQLLDGIYACEFCKDESKGELHQFRYDGRTFITFDTETLTWLALNPQAQITHRKWKAEPGMHQGKKANLEKICIECLETYLSCGKEMLQRTGSREAQS; translated from the exons ATGAGGATCTCGGCCAGGATGGCTCTGCGCCGTGCGCCCCTTTTGCTTCTGGTGTTGGTGATGGTCGCCCTACAAGAGAGCTGCTTCG GCGCCTCCTCCCACTCCCTGACGTATTTCTACACCTCCATTTCAGAGCCCAGTCAGGGTCAGCCGCAGTTTATTGCTGCAGGGTCTCTGGACGGTCAGGTGTTTGTTCGCTATGACAGCAACAACTGTAGGATGAAGCCTGGAGTCTCCTGGATGGAGAAAGTGGGGAAGGAGGATCCCCAGTACTGGGACAGAAACACCCAGGAAGCACGTAGCATTGAGGAGACATTCAGAGGAAACCTGGAGATTCTGAGGAGTCGCTACAATCAGAGCGAAG GCCTTCACACAGTGCAGgtgatgtatggctgtgagcTCAGTGCAGAAGGGAGAAAAAGTGGGTTTAACCTACATGGCTACGAAGGGAGGACCTTCATCGCCTTCGACACGGAGACCCTCACCTGGGTGGCTCTTGACCCCCAGGCCCAGATCACCCAGAGGAAATGGGATGCTATTCCAGGGAAGAATAAGAGACATAAGGCCTACTTGGAGGAAATCTGCATCGAGTGGCTGGAGAAATACCTGTCTTACCAGAAGGAGGCGCTGCAGAGGACAG AGCCTCCAGTGGTGACTGTGAGCAGCAAGACGGAGGTGGAGGGTGAGATGGAGACGCACGTCTGCCGTGTGGATGGCTTCTTCCCCAGGGAGATCGATGCCTTCTGGACGAGGGACGGGGAGGTCTGGCTGGAAGATACTTTCCATACATCTGTGGCCCCCAATGCGGATGGGACCTACCATTACTGGATCAGCATCCAGGTCGACCCCAAAGAGAGGGGCCGCTATCGGTGCCACGTGGAGCACGACGGCCTGCAGGATCCTCTGGACGTGGAGCTGAAGG AACCCACCAATTCAAAAGCCAACCTGGGGCTCATCACTGGCTGCATTGTGGCTGTTCTGATCCTGGTGTATGTGATGGCTGGGATTGCTGGGATCGTGGTGTTCCTCA AAAGACTTCCACATAACTGCAAAAAAGAACTAA cAAGAGGATCTGACAGTTCAG cACGTCAAAGAGGATCTGACAGTTCAG aCCTTCAACTATTGGATGGGATATATGCCTGTGAATTCTGCAAAGACGAGAGCAAAGGAGAACTTCATCAGTTTAGATACGATGGGAGGACCTTCATCACCTTCGACACGGAGACCCTCACTTGGTTGGCTCTCAACCCTCAGGCCCAGATCACCCACAGGAAATGGAAGGCTGAACCAGGAATGCATCAGGGAAAGAAAGCCAACCTGGAGAAAATCTGCATTGAGTGTCTGGAGACGTACCTGTCCTGTGGGAAGGAGATGCTGCAGAGGACAG gctccagagaagctcAGAGTTAA